The genomic DNA CCCAGTCGCAGCTCGGTGACACTCAGTGCAGCCATTCTTTAAATTTGCACATTTCTCGAAATTGCTTACAGCACACAATTTTGTCTTTGTCTCTTGTGTTGCTTTCTGTCTCTTATATTGTTTTCGGTACTGCCCCATTATCTGGAATTGttcaaaaaattaattcatttatttagaaaattttcatacattcaataattataattgGAATTCTACACGCAAAGGATTAATCTTCGAAAGCTTGTCCACTAATCAATATCAACCGAAAGCTTTTTCAATAATggattgttatatatgtacataaaataaaatatgggcaAAAAACCCCTGTTTATTCCGGGGAATAAACCGGGTTTTTCCCCGGAAATCTTGaaatagaaaattttgaaaatcttgaaaattgaaaaaaaatgtatatcaatCAGTTTGTCAAATCGACCCCTTTTTAGATACTCTCGTTGAAAATGCCATTGACACATGCAATACAAGAATGAATCTAAACATTTTCATGTAGTGGAGTAGGTactgtggttcggtgattactagtcaaatgtgaaccgatcacaggacaaccggtcgctctagatctgtcacacgtgatcacccgtcacactaaaactggtcacgagaaaaaaataaaatcggtcaaccagttttctcgtgaccgattttagggtgtgatcagttttctcgtgaccagttttctcatgaccagttttagtgtgacgggtgatcacatgtgaccgatctagagcgaccggttgtcctgtgattgttttacatatgactagtaatcCGTTTACCGAGTACTGTAAATCTCCGGTTTGTGTTTGAATCGAATACTTCACGTAAATCACCTATTAGTTATTATCGTTTGTATGAAATACGCGGCTTTCAAGTAGCAACTACGACGGTCTCGGAATTCGAAATctcggatataaaaaaattattttatcatccaaggttaaaattttttttcaatatcatttggtttcattcattcaaaaacattattctattattcatttatattttcatccATTATAAAATGGTTCAACCAAAACCAACAGTTTGGAATGACTTTAAAAGAATTCACCAAGAATCCGGAAAACTACAAAGTTTGCAGCTGTGTATTATGATACGAAATATAACTTTCCAAATGCTACAAAAATGACAAATCATATATCGATGTGcgctaaatatcaagaaaatggagaaaaaaatcacacagTTGAGACATCACTATGCATACCAATATTATTAACTTGATGCAATAGACCAGCCCACTACTTCTGAATCTTCACGCATGGCATCTTCTGCATGTTCGGGTTTACCTAGCATAAGacgattcggtgattattgcccacaaagcgctcgcccaaaagtcactaaaatctctataacggaacatctggaagCCGAAAAGTTcattatactaacgagaacttgagtgccaaatatttcgtattcgcgattttcatggcaaaaattgtcttttgggtgaTTGCAATGTgcctttaacaatgcatatacaacaatatacagccccctcagggtccgggctttactaatTACCTATAAGACGTAGGTGAATAGAATCATATTATGACAATATTACTGATTTTGAATATCAAACTGTCCTATATCTAttgttgaaatatacataaaatgttcaATGTTAAAGAGGATTTTGTatcatattaaatgtattgtatgcataaattttgaataaatgttatatttgacatccaaataattttataaaaactcttTATGTTTAAATGAATGTGacatttctttaattattacctactaatggttttacccggcttcgctcagtatttgtaatataaacagcttaaacatggcgaatgtaatagtaaatattcattggtttttttattaaatttatttgaatcgaaaaaaaaacatattcaaccaatcgaatcgtcgacatagaaactttgacttgttttcgatgttcccagccaaaaatacttacatacaaagtctctttcgaaattacatatttagatGCACTAAAATATTGTtccgtggacgtgaagagggggcttccagaatcggagagcaAGACGCAGGAGGGTTGTAGAAGGTGTTTATTCGTGtgctctcgtcggcgctccaggtcggaatggcCTCCAGTAGTTGTGACTGCGTTTTATCGATAGTTTTCTCGGGTAGTGACACTCCCTTGACCTATCTATCTATCGTGTTTTATAAGATCGATCTCTCGTTGATATTGTactgcgggctggcggctgctcgcttggAATGGCCTCCAGGCTGAAAgtgccccatatttatacccatatttaacatacatacacatgtaaactatTGATCGATGAGTGGGCGATgccattggccgttgcatacggctcaatccggtctccgtcacgggcccgaatgtgaaacgcccgaaaacgcaaatatcggatggcaaagatcgaaaatcgaaagatcttaagtcgaaagatcaaaaaaagggtgcatggtaaacggtacatactcacttaatttgcgcgagcaggatacaacaggaacaagaggaacaggctttcctcccgtattaatgtgcacgcCCATGCGCGGAGACCGGGCTCAATCATACGTAgaggacattttggcgcgaacgagagatcaggtgattagcgctcgtaagccatcggtccacgagcgccacccacctaatctctacgttacaatatattgtattattttggtcattctcaattaaaataatacagttttatgtaaaaaaaaaactgaaattttcTCAAAGTTTCCCTTTTTTCCCCAAACGTTCGTTTGAAATTTCCATTTTTGCCCATCTCTACTGACAATCTTATGCACGCTGAGGAACGCATGTGGGGACACCGAAGAGCGACGCGTTATCATTTGAAGTCGTATTTGGCTGAATTGATTTTGAGAGTAACGAAACGGAGTAAACAAACGctgccaattttatttttggaCTCGAATATTATCGGAGAGCAGTTGGTAGCAGCATTTGGTGGCTGGTAAGGCCGGTATTGGAGTGTTTGCGTGCGAGTGTGAGTGGCGAAGTGAGCACGCGGCGAGGGTCGTCGTCACTGACAGAACGAAGGTTGCCATAACCTGGTTCGTCTGTTGCTGTTGCACTCGCTCGACGGCTGATTACTAGTCTGAAGTACTGAAGATGGACGACACGCCCATGTTCGACCCCACCAAgaagaaaaagaagaagaagactcCGTTCGACATCGAGGCGGCGCTCGCCAGCGCCGACGCGgccgcccctgccgccccctCTGACCCCGCGGCTGCGCCCCCCTCGGAAAGCGCCCCCACCCCGGCCCCCGCCTCGgcctccgcccccgcccccgcccccgccccgaCCGCAGCCACCGCGGAAGAGTCTGCCGAAGCAGCGGTGCCCGATGACGACGGCAACGGCAAGGACAAGGACCTCGACCTGTACGGAAAGaccaagaagaagaagaagaagactttCTTCAACACGGAAGAGTCGGAGAGTGCGGTGCCCGATCTGCGAGACGACCGACCCTCGCTGGACGACCTCGACCACAAGGAGGAGGACGTGGAAGACGACCTCGACCTGGACATCGACTTCTCcaaaacgaaaaagaaaaaaaagaagaagaacctCGATGACTTCATAGCCGAGGACGAACAGAACAAATCCGAGAACAAAGAGAACATCGAAGACACGGGCAACCTCTGGGTGGGCTCCGATCGAGACTACACCTACGACGAGCTCCTCGACAGGGTGTTCGACATAATGCGAGAGAAGAACCCGGCCATGGTCTCCGGCAAGAAACAAAAGTTCGTCATGAGACCGCCGCAGGTCGTCCGCATCGGCACCAAAAAGACCTCCTTCGCCAACTTCACCGAGATCTGCAAAACCCTCCATCGTCAGCCGAAGCATCTGCTCGACTTCTTACTGGCGGAGTTGGGTACGAGCGGCTCCGTCGACGGCAACAGTCAACTCATCATCAAAGGCCGCTTCCAGCAGAAACAGATAGAAAACGTCCTCCGTCGCTACATTAAGGAATACGTCACGTGCCATACGTGCAGATCGCCCGAGACCATCCTGCAGAAGGATACGAGACTGTTCTTCTTGCAGTGTGAGACGTGCGGGTCGCGTTGCTCCGTCGCCAGCATCAAGTCTGGTTTCCAGGCCGTCACCGGCAAGAGGGCGGCCATACGTGCAAAGACTGCTTAAATTCGTGCGTTTTTTTATACATCGGCATACATATTAAATCTAAACCGTTGCGTATTGTCGATTCTCGTTTTGCGATATTGATTGTACGTTTgagaaataatgtattttatgttGTTTCGTTGTAGCACTATTAAACATATACATGTGCTATTGTATTCCCGCTACTTTACTCTACATGACATtgttgtacataatacatagaaCAGAATCTGTAAACTAGTGGGCACAATATTATGTTCGCGTCGCTAATAGAATGCATTATTTTTTAGGTTTTCATAACAGTGTACGATTTCATTAATGGcaaatgtttacatatttatattgtaataaaataaatatattgaaaatgaaaatcgacaaactttatttttcattatatatacatatattatgtattccaTTTCTAGGTTTAGTTTGAaatgtaaatatgaatatttactttCTAAACGTAGAACAAAAACAGGAATTTCAACTATAATTTCCCACTGTTGACCAGCCCGATTTTTGATGTCAACACATGGTTCAATTATGGTGCAATCCATTATTGGCTGATGAAATTGATGCAAGCTAATGCGAAATTACAATACTTCATCTATTAACATGTATTTCGTTTAGATAAGTAAAACAAAGACGAAGTGCATTGTTTCATCATATGAcgtgataaaaatttaattataacattAACTGTTAATTCAACTCTAATAGGATCCCATTCAAGTTGAATAGGATCTTGTagagttttacatacatacacattatggtGTAATAAGATATTTTAAGAAAAGATTTCTTCAGGAATTTTTACGTTGTAACTCACTGGTTAACCGTTTGAGTGCTGAAGTCATTTCAATTGAAAGTCTGCCACGCTAACAATTTTGCCCACATTTCCAATTAGGATTAATTTGAAAACCaatagcaggtataaaaattcggatgtgaccaacgcacgactttttctatatatttgaggaatataagaattacacgttcacacataccggctatgaaaggattttcgatacaaatagaCCGCAGAAGTaagaaaacttacacaagacaaaactttactttctacttccggttgaccgattttgttcaatttttttttattacacaacgAGTGTTGTGccagttgaaatttcaacggttgGTTTCGGAAGCAAATTGATACATAGTttaaaggttcggtgattactagtcaaatgtgaaccggtcgctctagatcggtcacaaccgaaaattggtcacaaaaaactggtcacacccaaaaattaaaaattggttgaatttttgggtgaccaattttcgggtgtgaccagttttagtgtgacgggtgatcacgagtgaccgatctagagcaaccggttgtcctgtgactggttcacatatgactagtagtccgtttaccgatttaaaataaagttagaatacgaatagtaataacactgagcaacaaaaaatcacgtttttgaattaccagagcagagactaaccaatctttacgaagtttgacccactgaattcgaatatgataatgatttttgttgtttcggtctcctttacgagatatgagcgtttaaaaaaatgcgcaatgtttacagttttttggcttttgcggtctttaattcaaaatctagtattgctgtgctcaaagtgagtattggaatcaatattcagatgttttttctattgattgtgattttattgttttaaaatacttatttattttctagcgaattttaaaagtcaaaaatatattttttttacggattttttctctgtCCTATTTTGCGACAGTCCGCCACTTACGCGCGTAAGTGGCAGACTTGCCATCTCGATTGCACCAACGCTTCTGGTATACGCTCACGGAAACTGAACGAAATTCTTTCTAACGCAATGAcagctcgagttagtacgttccgataaaaataaaaaaatattgagataggaaaccaatccttatgaacgtggaaaaataaaaaaaactgaccaaaaaaatgtaaaaattgcgcatttttttaaaccctcATATCTCGTATGTGAGacccaaccaacaaaaatcattatcatattcgaattcagtgggtcaaacttagtaaagattggttagtctccgttctggtatttttttttttgttgctcagtgtaattaatcggaatcggaactgaaacaggaatcgggaatctAAACTGAAACAAAAATTAGGAGTCGGAATTGAAGCATAAAGCGGGGATCAGAATTGCAACAAGAATCGGAtatcggaattgaaacaggaatcgggaatcggaactgaaacagggatcgggaatcggaactgtcCCAATCAAAGCGGGACGTATggcaaacctacatatgtacatatttatttatttattacaattaagtTATGGtggcattacagatatactccagggtgtaaatgtaaacaaaataaatcatgaaaataatgtaaattaaagaacaaaaataatataaaaaatctatatatatataaaaatgaatgtctgtgtatatgtgtctcgaataggctgctaaaccactgaaccgattgcgatgaaactttcaggatttgttgtgtgc from Arctopsyche grandis isolate Sample6627 chromosome 1, ASM5162203v2, whole genome shotgun sequence includes the following:
- the eIF2beta gene encoding eukaryotic translation initiation factor 2 subunit beta isoform X1, with product MDDTPMFDPTKKKKKKKTPFDIEAALASADAAAPAAPSDPAAAPPSESAPTPAPASASAPAPAPAPTAATAEESAEAAVPDDDGNGKDKDLDLYGKTKKKKKKTFFNTEESESAVPDLRDDRPSLDDLDHKEEDVEDDLDLDIDFSKTKKKKKKKNLDDFIAEDEQNKSENKENIEDTGNLWVGSDRDYTYDELLDRVFDIMREKNPAMVSGKKQKFVMRPPQVVRIGTKKTSFANFTEICKTLHRQPKHLLDFLLAELGTSGSVDGNSQLIIKGRFQQKQIENVLRRYIKEYVTCHTCRSPETILQKDTRLFFLQCETCGSRCSVASIKSGFQAVTGKRAAIRAKTA
- the eIF2beta gene encoding eukaryotic translation initiation factor 2 subunit beta isoform X2, with the protein product MDDTPMFDPTKKKKKKKTPFDIEAALASADAAAPAAPSDPASAEAAVPDDDGNGKDKDLDLYGKTKKKKKKTFFNTEESESAVPDLRDDRPSLDDLDHKEEDVEDDLDLDIDFSKTKKKKKKKNLDDFIAEDEQNKSENKENIEDTGNLWVGSDRDYTYDELLDRVFDIMREKNPAMVSGKKQKFVMRPPQVVRIGTKKTSFANFTEICKTLHRQPKHLLDFLLAELGTSGSVDGNSQLIIKGRFQQKQIENVLRRYIKEYVTCHTCRSPETILQKDTRLFFLQCETCGSRCSVASIKSGFQAVTGKRAAIRAKTA